AATATACCCAGACCAGCCCAATCCTCTGCAGGTCACTGCTCTCGTTAAATACTGGTAGGTATTATCGCaaacattatattatgtattattacaagaAGTCTAGATTGTTGAGATATGAAATTATNNNNNNNNNNNNNNNNNNNNNNNNNNNNNNNNNNNNNNNNNNNNNNNNNNNNNNNNNNNNNNNNNNNNNNNNNNNNNNNNNNNNNNNNNNNNNNNNNNNNNNNNNNNNNNNNNNNNNNNNNNNNNNNNNNNNNNNNNNNNNNNNNNNNNNNNNNNNNNNNNNNNNNNNNNNNNNNNNNNNNNNNNNNNNNNNNNNNNNNNNNNNNNNNNNNNNNNNNNNNNNNNNNNNNNNNNNNNNNNNNNNNNNNNNNNNNNNNNNNTTTGCCACCCTGTCTAGGGNNNNNNNNNNNNNNNNNNNNNNNNNNNNNNNNNNNNNNNNNNNNNNNNNNNNNNNNNNNNNNNNNNNNNACTGATGAGcttgatattagtattaaaagATTGCCTATCAAGTGTATCATCCATTTATAATAGTTTTCATAAGCTCACACCAATTGTAGTGATGATTTTAGCTGTGGTATATGGCAAAGTCATGAAGTCTATCAGAAAAATTGTGGGGTAAACATTGAAAATATACTATGTAGAGTGATAACTTACATTACTATCACTCACAGATTAATCACTAAATATCAGTCACTGATAGTGGTTTTACTCAGAACTGACAACTGGACTAACAATATTGGCAATAATTTTAGTGTCATGGCACTGAGCCATACCCACAATAAAAGCTAACAAACCTTCCCTAATTGTTCATACTTAAGGAAATATAGACTTTAGATTAGTTCCTTATTTGATGATAAATCATCATGCACTCTATGTTACAGTGATCATTTCACATTGTATCACTCATTATCACCAGTATTGACAGTCTAGTTTGTCATTGACCATGGAATCACATGGAGTCTGTGACAAAGTACTATTAGTAAGTATGACATGAATTGTTAATGCAGGTTGATCAAGAAGGgaagaaattataaagaaaatttcaGTTTTATAGGTAATACCttaaaattgtgataaaaaaaaaatatatagagattatcTGCCTCTTATTTTACATAACTTACATAAACAAGTTTTTTGAAACAAAATACTTTGCTTATTGTTCCATCATTAGCTACTCAAAACAAGTTGAGAACCTCTGTCTATGATTCTTTATTTGCAGGCTTGGTGGTCCTGATCCTCTTGactatattagtatgtatgccAACCCAGGGGATGCTAAACTGAACATTCCTCCTCATTGGCACTACATTAGGTGAGACAacatatattcatgaataaatgaatagacatgTAACTGACACAGTATGATTATTTGATATTTAACAATGTGTCCTCctcatatatatttcaatgtacATGAAAAATGCTTTagatttaatatttctgtttggaTTNNNNNNNNNNNNNNNNNNNNNNNNNNNNNNNNNNNNNNNNNNNNNNNNNNNNNNNNNNNNNNNNNNNNNNNNNNNNNNNNNNNNNNNNNNNNNNNNNNNNNNNNNNNNNNNNNNNNNNNNNNNNNNNNNNNNNNNNNNNNNNNNNNNNNNNNNNNNNNNNNNNNNNNNNNNNNATATATCTTTGCTAGCTTTGGCTGTTCAGACCTCCATGGAGATGGCAGAGTCCATGAGCAGACAGGACCAGAAAATCCTAGTGGATTTGGCTTTGAACTGACAATGAGactgaaaagagaagaaggagagaaaaatccaCCCACATGGCCGGCAGCAATCATGCAGGGCCTTGCAAAGTATGTTTTTCAGTCAGGTAAGTCAGGTGTGCAAGAATTGCTTGTTGTGGATAATAGNNNNNNNNNNNNNNNNNNNNNNNNNNNNNNNNNNNNNNNNNNNNNNNNNNNNNNNNNNNNNNNNNNNNNNNNNNNNNNNNNNNNNNNNNNNNNNNNNNNNNNNNNNNNNNNNNNNNNNNNNNNNNNNNNNNNNNNNNNNNNNNNNNNNNNNNNNNNNNNNNNNNNNNNNNNNNNNNNNNNNNNNNNNNNNNNNNNNNNNNNNNNNNNNNNNNNNNNNNNNNNNNNNNNNNNNNNNNNNNNNNNNNNNNNNNNNNNNNNNNNNNNNNNNNNNNNNNNNNNNNNNNNNNNNNNNNNNNNNNNNNNNNNNNNNNNNNNNNNNNNNNNNNNNNNNNNNNNNNNNNNNNNNNNNNNNNNNNNNNNNNNNNNNNNNNNNNNNNNNNNNNNNNNNNNNNNNNNNNNNNNNNNNNNNNNNNNNNNNNNNNNNNNNNNNNNNNNNNNNNNNNNNNNNNNNNNNNNNNNNNNNNNNNNNNNNNNNNNNNNNNNNNNNNNNNNNNNNNNNNNNNNNNNNNNNNNNNNNNNNNNNNNNNNNNNNNNNNNNNNNNNNNNNNNNNNNNNNNNNNNNNNNNNNNNNNNNNNNNNNNNNNNNNNNNNNNNNNNNNNNNNNNNNNNNNNNNNNNNNNNNNNNNNNNNNNNNNNNNNNNNNNNNNNNNNNNNNNNNNNNNNNNNNNNNNNNNNNNNNNNNNNNNNNNNNNNNNNNNNNNNNNNNNNNNNNNNNNNNNNNNNNNNNNNNNNNNNNNNNNNNNNNNNNNNNNNNNNNNNNNNNNNNNNNNNNNNNNNNNNNNNNNNNNNNNNNNNNNNNNNNNNNNNNNNNNNNNNNNNNNNNNNNNNNNNNNNNNNNNNNNNNNNNNNNNNNNNNNNNNNNNNNNNNNNNNNNNNNNNNNNNNNNNNNNNNNNNNNNNNNNNNNNNNNNNNNNNNNNNNNNNNNNNNNNNNNNNNNNNNNNNNNNNNNNNNNNNNNNNNNNNNNNNNNNNNNNNNNNNNNNNNNNNNNNNNNNNNNNNNNNNNNNNNNNNNNNNNNNNNNNNNNNNNNNNNNNNNNNNNNNNNNNNNNNNNNNNNNNNNNNNNNNNNNNNNNNNNNNNNNNNNNNNNNNNNNNNNNNNNNNNNNNNNNNNNNNNNNNNNNNNNNNNNNNNNNNNNNNNNNNNNNNNNNNNNNNNNNNNNNNNNNNNNNNNNNNNNNNNNNNNNNNNNNNNNNNNNNNNNNNNNNNNNNNNNNNNNNNNNNNNNNNNNNNNNNNNNNNNNNNNNNNNNNNNNNNNNNNNNNNNNNNNNNNNNNNNNNNNNNNNNNNNNNNNNNNNNNNNNNNNNNNNNNNNNNNNNNNNNNNNNNNNNNNNNNNNNNNNNNNNNNNNNNNNNNNNNNNNNNNNNNNNNNNNNNNNNNNNNNNNNNNNNNNNNNNNNNNNNNNNNNNNNNNNNNNNNNNNNNNNNNNNNNNNNNNNNNNNNNNNNNNNNNNNNNNNNNNNNNNNNNNNNNNNNNNNNNNNNNNNNNNNNNNNNNNNNNNNNNNNNNNNNNNNNNNNNNNNNNNNNNNNNNNNNNNNNNNNNNNNNNNNNNNNNNNNNNNNNNNNNNNNNNNNNNNNNNNNNNNNNNNNNNNNNNNNNNNNNNGGAATACTGCAGGTTTCATGACAACTTTTAATTTAATTAGGTTCCTGCATTGATAATGGCATTGCCTCCAAAGAGATTTTTACAGATGACTATAGGAAAGCCTTAATCATATTTTACTCAGAGTAAGGTTTATCAAGAGTATCCCTATCCCCCAGagtctatgttgtgtgtgggtgaccATGTGTCATGGCACTGCCCCTTAGACAACAGTGAGTCCAGAGTGCAACACATGTTGATGGGTGAAGACCCTCAACTTGGAACTGTATCACACCAAATGGGTCTGTGCAGTTTGTCCAAATTGTTGGCATCACCACAGAAGAGCTCAGAGCAACACAACACTGGAATGGAGTCGgggttatagatattattaaacgCTTGCCAGGGTAAGCTTTATGGAATGTCTTCATACATCTCTCTTTACATATGCATTAAATCAGAATGAATTTTATAGTCACTGGTATTAATAGTAGGTGATTGTTNNNNNNNNNNNNNNNNNNNNNNNNNNNNNNNNNNNNNNNNNNNNNNNNNNNNNNNNNNNNNNNNNNNNNNNNNNNNNNNNNNNNNNNNNNNNNNNNNNNNNNNNNNNNNNNNNNNNNNNNNNNNNNNNNNNNNATGCACTTCTCTGTATTACTTAGTGCTGGTGGTCCCTGGATGCTGACGGATATGAGGAGAGGTGAAAGCATCTATGAACTTGACCCATCTGTTGCTGAAGAAGTGGAGAatggcattgagaatgaaggctcaAATTTGTCAGGAGTATCTGCTAGATTAGCCTGGACAGAAGATGAAGCCTCGAGCCTGGTTAGTACCCTANNNNNNNNNNNNNNNNNNNNNNNNNNNNNNNNNNNNNNNNNNNNNNNNNNNNNNNNNNNNNNNNNNNNNNNNNNNNNNNNNNNNNNNNNNNNNNNNNNNNNNNNNNNNNNNNNNNNNNNNNNNNNNNNNNNNNNNNAGTGAAGCCCTCCAATAGTAAGCCTTTGTGCTTATCTATCAAATACAAGCNNNNNNNNNNNNNNNNNNNNNNNNNNNNNNNNNNTCTTGGACtgtattcttcctcttctattacAGCCCCCACTTACCTCTCAGCCACCAAGATCAGAGACAGATGCTGACTCTGAGCCTTCCCCGCGCATTTCTCACGTGGAGAGTGAGCAGATACGCAACACCCTGCAGAAGGGACTCATGCAAGGGGCAAACAAGACAGGCATTGGTCATAATTTACAGGAAGATAAGGGAGTTAGGTCAGTGGATCTGAAAGGTTTCACTTGTAAGATAATTTTTTATTAGggtttattaatatacttatgatatatgcttatataaattatttttcaatttgcaCACATGCACAGAAAACTTTAAGATTGATGCTTCCACAATCATATTTGATTAACCTTGTTTTGCCAGCAGTACTGGAGATGTGGAAGGCAATGTTCCCACGACAGATTCAGCTGAACTATTTGTCACACAAAGACTGGAGTCCCTACACCTCACCATAAACCTAGAATCTGGTTGTCTCCTTCCTTTGGCATTGAGGTttgacatgattatatatattttgctttcatatataaaataaactgatGACAAGAAGTGGTCACCCAGAGAAATGACTTAACGTTtgcatttcattttaattatatactctTACAAGAGTTAAAATCCTGTGAATTGAGTTTTTGAAACCTCATACTTGCAGAGGTCGTCTAAAGCATGGACGGCATTTCACCTTCAAGTCTGTCGTTGATGTTAGTGCAGTGACGCTGGTGCCTCCCTCTGTAGCCGGTGCCTTTGTGGATGCCAGCTGTCCCTATGCTAGTCGTGGCCCATGGCTGCAGGTCTTCATACCAGATGATTTGCTGCCTACCATGGTGGACGACCTTTCTGACCTTGCTGATCCCGACGAGGTAAGTTGTTTGCTGCAACGAGTGCTCGAGTTGCACGTGGTTCTTTTCGCAATTTGAATGATACGTCTATTTTTGTGTCAAGCCCCAAAGCAAGTAGCACATATGAATTGGCTATTGTTTGAGTATGAAAGTACGAGTACAAAGATATTTTTCCAGAAAAGGTGTTTATAGTCTTGTTTAACTTTACAGTATAATTTTGGTCATTTTTCTGTTTGTAGGTAAGTAAACTAAGATATGTTTAGAAGTGTAATCCTTGAATTTCAGTTTTCCATCAGATTTTTATTAATTGAGATTTTTATTGCACCTTCACCACTAGGAAATTATCAGGTTCACATCCTTTGTTGGAAATAAAATCATAAGGGTGAAAAGTATGGTTTTCAGAACCCAAGagcacatataatattttttcaagagCATGAGGCTGATGGGTATTGACTGTACCTCAGTCTGTCTAATTTGTGCGGATGTTTTGTCTTCGGCCTGGATATACTAAAGCAGCCACTAGaacctcttctttttgttttggtgCTAAATCACCCAGTGCTCTCCTGACTTGGAATAAATTGATTCTGAAATGTTTATAAGATCATGATCCTCNNNNNNNNNNNNNNNNNNNNNATGAGGAATTGCAACATATCTAGacccattctttaaaaaaataagttttttcctactacttttttctctctctctctcgctcaaaaaatataacatttaaaaaacatttaatctCATACAATGTATTATGACCTTTCTTAATGCACGTACATATCTGAACCTGCATAAAACAGTCAGTGAATATGACTTCACACCAAAAAGAATGTAAAGATtctttatatgatatatctaacaGGTTTAGTGATACTATTGTGGGTTTTACATGCATTTGTTGAGATGTTAAGTGCAGAAAGtaacaatgtaaaaataaaattgagtATAGTTGGAGTTATAGATGACAAGGTAAAGTTATTGACTGATGCCTACCACATATGGTGTATGTAATTGCTATTATGTATTTTGACACAANNNNNNNNNNNNNNNNNNNNNNNNNNNNNNNNNNNNNNNNNNNNNNNNNNNcattacaaatatattttgatgattttttggttTGTCTCATAACCACATCCTTTAGTAATGCTAGTAAATGTATTACTTACCATTGTAACATGGTAGTGTCATTTACAGAGCTTTGGCTTGTAACTGGAAATACTAATCATGTATTAAGCTTTACTTCCCTGCATGCATGTGTGTTCTTAGATATCTGGATATTTGTTGGATATAAGAGTATCGGTGACATCACTAGATGCTTCTTCTGAATTTGTCAGATGCAGGACAAGTAACAACGCATTGCAGACACCCACNNNNNNNNNNNNNNNNNNNNNNNNNNNNNNNNNNNNNNNNNNNNNNNNNNNNNNNNNNNGCAAGGGGGGGCTCAACCCAGTGGTGACAGATTTTAGTTTGCCAAACAAGCCATGTCAAATGCATTGTGGCTGTCATAGTTCCCACAAAAGCAGCTGCCTGAGCAAAAAAATTAGAAGTGTAGAAAACATACATCTTCGAAGCAGTCTGCAATTTTGACTATGTCATTTAtgatttttagagaaaaaaaaaactctaaaacctACTTTAGAAAACTTTATCTCTTCACTGATCACAGACAGGGCCAAACAGGTGGATGACTGTCTAGCACTATATAGAGAATTCTCAGCTGCCATGACATGGATACTAGTGACCCAGCATATGGGTTGTTGCTTTATAGCAAGAATGGATAGTATCTGGCATTGCGTTAAACAATTATTTGATGAATACGCATTATGTTCCTACATTTTAAGGATGTATTAGAAATGTGTTTTGGATAGAGCACTTCCAAATTTTTCCGGCTTTTCACTTGCGCTTCATGTAGCTGAATGCTTATCTCCCTGACAGGCATGTGTGTTTGCTGGTTAGTCTTAGTTGGCTTGGTTTCTCTTAGTCATTTAGCTTTCCTCTAGTAGCACCTGCTGTTATGGCTGTTGTTGCTTTGTGTTCACTTTCTCAGAAGACTCTTAGGTAATTAGGTTTCCTTTCCTCTAGCTTTCCTTTGGGTCTGAGGGCTTGTCGTCCTTTCAAGGACTGCCTGGTAGGGCATCAGGGAGATCAGCCCAGCCTTCATCTGAGCTCCAGGAGGCTCCTCGTAGGCACCAGGTGAGGAAAACACAGTCAGTGTTTATAGAGCATGTGGATTAGCAGAGCAAGTGAATGGCTGGACTATTTTATTAGGCACAGTCTTTGAAAGAAGATACAACAGACTTTGAGGTAATCAGCTAAAGATAAGCTTAATAGTGTTAGTATTTGGGATTTCCATATCTAGAACTTTTAGAATTGTATCTGATAATGAATAGNNNNNNNNNNNNNNNNNNNNNNNNNNNNNNNNNNNNNNNNNCAGATAGCAGCAACTTTTATGTAACCTTTCAGAAAATGGTTTTCATTGAGAACTAGTGTTCTTACAGGTTTTTTGCATGTCTTCTTTATGAAATCGAAGTGTCTAATGTTTGAAtgattatttatgtgttttgtttagaTAAGTAGATGCTCTGAAGGGCAgttttatttctatatcaatTTTTCTAGTTCACTTACTGAATTGTAGGGATGTGTAAACATTTCAAATTANNNNNNNNNNNNNNNNNNNNNNNNNNNNNNNNNNNNNNNNNNNNNNNNNNNNNNNNNNNNNNNNNNNNNNNNNNNNNNNNNNNNNNNNNNNNNNNNNNNNNNNNNNNNNNNNNNNNNNNNNNNNNNNNNNNNNNNNNNNNNNNNNNNNNNNNNNNNNNNNNNNNNNNNNNNNNNNNNNNNNNNNNNNNNNNNNNNNNNNNNNNNNNNNNNNNNNNNNNNNNNNNNNNNNNNNNNNNNNNNNNNNNNNNNNNNNNNNNNNNNNNNNNNNNNNNNNNNNNNNNNNNNNNNNNNNNNNNNNNNNNNNNNNNNNNNNNNNNNNNNNNNNNNNNNNNNNNNNNNNNNNNNNNNNNNNNNNNNNNNNNNNNNNNNNNNNNNNNNNNNNNNNNNNNNNNNNNNNNNNNNNNNNNNNNNNNNNNNNNNNNNNNNNNNNNNNNNNNNNNNNNNNNNNNNNNNNNNNNNNNNNNNNNNNNNNNNNNNNNNNNNNNNNNNNNNNNNNNNNNNNNNNNNNNNNNNNNNNNNNNNNNNNNNNATTGTAATCATATTATGTGCTAAGTTATATACATTGAAgttaggaaatttaaaaatattcagaTGGGAATCATGTGCTATTGGTAAGTAGCAGTTTACATCAACAGAAGAACTCATGACCCATTTCTTGTTGAGACAAATGTGCATTTTGGATGAGAAATTTGTTttaacaaattataaaatttagcAGTGTGACATACATATGTGCCTCCAGTTAACCCtagataaatgatatagatgCATATGTGTAGACAGTATTCAATGTGNNNNNNNNNNNNNNNNNNNNNNNNNNNNNNNNNNNNNNNNNNNNNNNNNNNNNNNNNNNNNNNNNNNNNNNNNNNNNNNNNNNNNNNNNNNNNNNNNNNNNNNNNNNNNNNNNNNNNNNNNNNNNNNNNNNNNNNNNNNNNNNNNNNNNNNNNNNNNNNNNNNNNNNNNNNNNNNNNNNNNNNNNNNNNNNNNNNNNNNNNNNNNNNNNNNNNNNN
This region of Penaeus monodon isolate SGIC_2016 chromosome 27, NSTDA_Pmon_1, whole genome shotgun sequence genomic DNA includes:
- the LOC119590718 gene encoding LOW QUALITY PROTEIN: suppressor of fused homolog (The sequence of the model RefSeq protein was modified relative to this genomic sequence to represent the inferred CDS: inserted 1 base in 1 codon), with the protein product MDWKEGQGPVQVPGHNVAQDVAGAAGEASGPIPAGLEALYAACRRIYPDQPNPLQVTALVKYWLGGPDPLDYISMYANPGDAKLNIPPHWHYISFGCSDLHGDGRVHEQTGPENPSGFGFELTMRLKREEGEKNPPTWPAAIMQGLAKYVFQSESMLCVGDHVSWHCPLDNSESRVQHMLMGEDPQLGTVXTPNGSVQFVQIVGITTEELRATQHWNGVGVIDIIKRLPGAGGPWMLTDMRRGESIYELDPSVAEEVENGIENEGSNLSGVSARLAWTEDEASSLPPLTSQPPRSETDADSEPSPRISHVESEQIRNTLQKGLMQGANKTGIGHNLQEDKGVSSTGDVEGNVPTTDSAELFVTQRLESLHLTINLESGCLLPLALRGRLKHGRHFTFKSVVDVSAVTLVPPSVAGAFVDASCPYASRGPWLQVFIPDDLLPTMVDDLSDLADPDELSFGSEGLSSFQGLPGRASGRSAQPSSELQEAPRRHQVTLPATFRWPNRKLAITVVAEEM